aACAAGCTAGTAATTTGAAAATGTACTTTGCATCATTTCGTTTACCTAGTCTCTGTTCTATATTGTGATGCTCTTGTAATTACCAAATTACTTCATATTAATAGCTCATTGATGATTGAAATCAGTGTCCAGAATAAACTAACGATCTTCAGACGATGGAAATACTTGCTTTATTAaaccccccacaaaaaaaaaaaaaaaaagtagaagttCGAACTATGAGATAATCAAGGTTCTCTTTTAGATCTTTAACGTGCATTACTGATATATATAATTCTTGCTTCGTTTCTTCTGCGTCCTGCAAAATTCTTGAAAGAATTATAATTTCTTAGAGATATTCTTGTTCGTCTTTCAGTTAATAAAACGTGAAAGGTAATTAGGAACTCAATTGTCATGAATCTTATGCAATGTGCAAAACCACTAGGAACTTAGGATTATTATGTCTCCTGCTGTATGGAGACAGAATATATAGCATTTATCTTCATTGTGCAAACAATGGTTATGGTTGGTTCTTTTGGTTCACGCATTCTTATCATGTGCTTGGGAATATAGAATATCTTGGCAAATAAAAATTAAGACAAGCTTGAAGGTTGTAATAGGGATTGCACTGAGGAATGTTCCCAATGTTCTCATgtcattatttttcataaaaCTTTCAAATATTTTTTATGCCTTGCATTTTTCTGGGATCTGTATGGTCCTCCAGAAGCACTGCTTCCGCTCCTACTATACGTGAATCAATTATGGCATAGGTTATAGTATATCCACTTTTTAGTTTGTTATGGATACCAATGAATCTGAGCTGAGCTTTTAGTGTTGTCAGTGCAGGTCAAAGTGTTAATTCACGGTTCCTGAGCCCATACCTAGACTCTGTGGGATCCTCTTTCTTGAATGGAGCAAATTTTGCTATAGCAGGATCTTGTTTACTACCTAAGTATGAGCCATTCGCATTAAATATTCAAGTCATGCAGTTCCTTCATTTCAAGGGTCGCTCAATTGAACTTGTTAGTACTGGTAATTCTTACACTTTCCTTTTATTCTCTGTACAGATCTTGTCTTTACTCTCATCTTatcatttttctttcctttcgcATTTTGTGGTTGTGTTTTGGGGTGTGGGGGTGTGGGGGGGAGGCGAGGGTGATCATAAGGATCTGTCCTGATATTCTACTTATTTCCAGTGtgtatttgctttgaaaatttgatACCTATGAACTTCGAGGTTCTTCTAGGAATATCTAGTGTCAATCTCAGTAACGCACATTTGCAATGTTGTTATGAACACAGACTGTTAGTAAAATGGAAAGCTTAGTACCTAATATTAAAATTGAAACCTACATATCTCCCTCTTGTTCCAGTTTAATAGCTAAAAGGCACATTTAGTTTCAAACAGCTCTCTGTGTCCTACTTTTTTGTCTTTCAGTAGATCTTTTGGGAGCTGGTGGTAGATTACAGAGGTTATCTTTAGATATTTATCTGCAAGAATATACCTATTATTCAATCAACAGAATCGGTAAAACGGGAAATTGCCGAGCTATGTCCAAATAAAAGTAGTAGAACTTTAAACTCTTCTACATACCCTCGGAGTTACTGTATTGGCTATTCTTTGGTGAAATTGTGTTCGGCTAAACTACTGAGTTTACATGTGGTGAGGAATTGGAGCCCAGCTCGTTTATATTCAAGAATATCAGAGGTATTAGAAAGATACTTTAAGTAGTGTGCACCATGTTTATTTGGATTCTAGATTATGTATATCTAGTTTCTTGGATTTTTATTCTTTCCGGTGCtgataaaatataaaaataaaaacaaaagagTCCTGTGCTAGTGTGCTCAGAAATGTGAATATGATCTTGACTCGGTTTCTTATTGTTACATTAAGGTTCTGGAAATTTAGTTGGTGATGAAGGATTCCACGATGCTCTCTTTATGATAGATATTGGACAAAATGACCTTGCTGGTTCATTTGCTAAGAACCTGTCTTACACGGAAGTAGTCAAGTTGATCCCCTCCTTTGTCACAGAGATCAGGAATGCAATTCAGGTAATTTCTTCAATCGTTACTCGCTCACTTTTTCCTGCTTCCCTACCGAAAAGAAGCACAGCGGAACAAGAATATCAATAAGTTAAAACAAAGAAAAGCATAGGAAGGATAAAGTTTGTTAAAAAGAGTTGGCATCGCAGGGTCAAAGTTTTTATAGCTTGAAGTAGATAGTTTTAGAGTTTGTCCATTCCCTCAAACTTTCCAAATGTAGGTCATATATTCTCAAGGAGGGAGGAAATTTTGGGTCCACAACACTGGGCCACTAGGATGCCTGCCTCAAAAACTTACTCTGGTTCAGAAAGTTCCCTCTGATCTTGATCCACATGGCTGTCTTGCAAATTACAACTCTGCAGCAAAAATGTTTAATGAAGGGCTGCGACAGTTGTTGCAAGAGTTGAGATCTGAAATGAAGGATACTACTATTGTGTATGTAGACATATATGCTATCAAATATGATCTTATAGCCAACTCCAGCAGCTATGGTAAGCATAAAAACTTTCTCGTTTGGTTAGCCAGCTAAATTTCCCTAGTTCTTAGATTGTCAATAATCAGAATGAATCTACTAAAGTTGGTACTGGAAGGCTGATATTATTAGTTAAACAATTGGCAGAAGATTTCATTTCCCTGCTCTTGTAATCTAAAATAGAAAAGAGGAAAATGAAGAATTTGGCATCTCGCGACTGAAATCCAATGGTTGCAATGTGAGATTAATTCTCAAAGTAATATGTTTCCTTtatttcatatcatcatgtagAGAGAGATTCAACGTAGTATATACTTGAGAGTTACAGCCCGTTTTAAGATAGTTGGCTGCTTACTAAAAGCTACTGGAAATTCATATGTGTTGATTCTACATTTGCAGGCTTCTCAAATCCGTTAATGGCGTGCTGTGGCTACGGAGGGCCTCCATACAACTACCGTAAAGGAGTGACATGTGGCCAGCACGATTATCAGGTTTGCAGTGAAGGGTCTGAATTCATAAGTTGGGATGGAGTTCATTACACAGAGGCAGCTAACAGAGTTATAGCCTCTAAGATATTGTCGATGGAGTATTCCACTCCACGAATCGGCTTCGATTTCTTTTGCCATTGATGGTCATTTGCTAGAATAAAGTTCAAGCAGTTATCTCAGTTGTTGAAGAGAGAATGATATTCTTCGggaaaaatagaaaaaaaggATACCATGTTGATCTCATGTTGCTGGTTCTTAGAAAGAGGCCAAGTTGAACTCTTTGCTCTTAGTTTTGAAGAACTCTTTGCTCTTAGTTTTGAAGAACTCTTTGCTCTTAGTTTTGAAGTCAAGATTCCCTAACACTGTTTGTTTCAGTCCACTTGCCCCTCTGATTTTAGGCATGTAGTAATTTATTTCGTAGCTGAGTATTATGATATTGTAGCATTTTAAGTCTTGTTTTCTTTAGTTCGGTTGCAAGTAATTCACATGATATGTCATCCAGTTGACATAATCTCAAATATAATATTTCTTGTGCATCAACGTATATCAAGTACATTCATGAAAACTACATGAATCTGCTGTCTTCTTTTTctaagaaagaagaaagaaaagaactCTTTAGTGTTGACTTTCTTTCATATTGATCAGAAGAATGGTTCAAACTTCAATGAACCAACTTCTTTGTTCCTAGTTTTCTAGTTGAATTTACTCAATCAATTTTCTCTGAAGGCTCCTATGTGATAAAATCCCCTAAGAAGGCCATCTTCCTTTGATGAAGCGCTCGACACCTCTTAACAGTTACAAGTCCTCAGTCCTCCCTGCCATAACCTGTTTTTAAGGCGCGGTTGAGAACAACGAATTCAATGTCAGTAGTGTTGGATTTGATCCCTATTCTTATATATGCAACTTAAGCATCCATACAGATGTCAATTCATGAGGCTTTTCGAATTCACTACTCTATTGGCTTTAAGCATGCATTCCTAGCAACCGAGTTGGTCTCAAAGAACTCGGGCAAAGATCTCGAAAGAATGACCAAACTATTTTCTTATGTTTCCAATTTAGAAAAGATGGGGTTAAACTTATTAAAATGATTGATTTTACTTAAGAAAATGCAAACTGTCCTGTATTATGCAGTGGAAAAGAATCTTCACTCTGATCTCATTGTATATGGCATATACTATTTGGGGAGTCAAAAGGTTCTTTATTTGAATTTTGACAATGATCTTTGTAACATCTTCTCAACACTTCTAATTATAAAAAAAGATCTTGTATTACCTACATCTTATTTTACGTAAATCAAGATTATGGTTTTTAAGTGTGTTAGTCACTTGCTACCTATATTTAAGCACAATATCTGTATGGGAAAGAGAACAAAATCATAAACCAAAGAAAGATAACAGAGACGCATAAGTCCAAATTCATCCAACTTACTGGTGAATCCATTGAATTATCAAGTCAACTAAAAATGAAGCAAACTCACATTGTGTATTGTAGCAGAAATCTAAATACGAGATCCCAATTATTGCTTATTTTATGTCTTAATCagtcaatcatttgaataatTTAGGAATAAGGGCCAATAAtagaaaaaagagaaaaggaagaagaagaaggaggaagtGAACTAACCACTGATGACTGAAACAGTTAATTAGTACATGTACATCTAGTATTAGTAGATATCATAACTACATTACAGAGTTCTCTTTTTAAGCTCTGAGAATGATAAACTTTTTGTAGAAAGCACTTTGTGTTAAATCCAATTTTACGCGATACGAATTTAAATTCATCAGATCAATGAATTCAATAAGCCCTACACAACACAAATTTGGAACAATTGGACTAGTAAAAGATAATATCCGTAAAGAAATGAACTTTAGGTCTAACTCAACCTTAAAAATTCGCTCGGATGAGAATTATCCAAAAACATATAAGAACACCAATCACTCATCTCATATCTGATGTGGGATTCTTAACAATATCTTGCTTAGAAcatagaaattcaagaaaagcTACATTACAATGAAAGATTGAGGTCCAAGTCCAACATATTACGATTTTTTTCTCCACTAGAACCCTCTTTTCTTCCTAAATTTTCTTCTTCCCCTTCTTGTTCTCTTCCTTCTTCTTTGTGTTGTTGTTTCTTGGAGTTAGAAGTGGAAGGACCTGCAGTTGCAGAAGCATCAGTTTCCATGAAATCATGTGGATGATGGAAGTTGTTATCAActgatgctcttgtattattgtCTTCCAAATTCTTTGGTCTCTCTACTACATGATTTCTTGCTAACAAACGGTCACGTATATCTTTAGTGCTTCTTATAAGTGCAAAAAACTTCTCTATTTTCtcctcttcatcttcatcttcttcttcttcttcttctgatcTCTCATTCTCTACAGTCTTCCTCTTCCTTCTCTCTCTGTCCATATTATGCCGTAATAATgcgagaaagaaaaaaataatgagAGAGAGGGCCAAGACAATAAGTATGGAAGATGAGGTGTTGCCCGTTATTAATAAAGTACTTGATCCCCAACTGCCGCCCCACCCCACCCTCTCCAATCTCTTTCCAAATAAGGGCAAAAACACACGCATCAAGAACCAAccaaaaaaagggggaaaagaaTAGTGTAGAAGAATCTCCAAAATTAGAAAGAAAGGGTCACATGTGCACTAAGTATGGAAGTAATCGCATGGTTTACCCTTCAAATGGATTCATCTTTAATCTCtggccttcaaatgggctggtctctacttttttttttcctttaaaataaaacttacgCACATAGGAACATAAGTTCATTAAGGTAACTGATCTTGTGATGCGTAATTTATGCCTTTTAGGTATAAATTCGATTTTGAAGGATAAAATTAAAGATAgctcatttgaaggacaaaatttaaacaccagcacaaaatagggacaaaagtgtaAATGATCCAAAATTATTTAGCCAAACAAACCTTATGGCATGTTAAAATTGCATGGTTTTCCCTACAAATGGgctcgtctttaatttttgctcttcaaatagattggtttttaatttttgtccttcaaaatcgaacttatgcctagcgaGCAagacataagttctttaagggtgcaaacataacttgtggatattaacaacaataacatactcagtataatttCACAAATGGGGTCTGGGaacttgtggatattatgatgcgaaaatataaatatATGCCCCGCGAAAAAGTTATTTGCAttgagagcaaaaattaaagactagcacaaaattggataaaagtgcAATGACCCTTATGGATTTGTTCATTGGGCTATGCCGTTATAAAACTcaaggcaaaagtcatagatagccccttAAACTTTGCCACATTTTCCTATGGGATACCTAAATCGAGAGTTGTACCTATTGGGTATCTAAACCAATCCAAATTCGATCCCATTGGCGGGAACGGCTGCGTCACGTCCCCCCTTTATGGGCCACGTGTCACATCCCGAATAGCCGGTTCTGACAACCGCCAAACGCATGTCGCTTCGAGTCATTTCTCATTAATTACGGGGGACACGTGGCACCCCCGGTTGGTTGGGGAATCGTAACCGTCACAGTTCCACGCCTATATAAGGCTCCTTCCCCCTCATTTCAACACTTTCACgattttcttcttcatttctcacTCTCACTGCATTTTCTCAACTTCACCATATTTACTTGACCTCCTTAGCCAACCTGTCGCTAATTTACTGCACATATTACGTGAAAAAGGGGGCAACTTTGTCACCATTTCTGCTAACTGTTCTCGTTTGAGTGTTGGTTTGCATTTTGTCGTCCCTCGAATCACCAGCTCCCTCAATCCTTTTGAGCTTTCTCCTGAACCCTCTTCCTTTCATACTTTCCGAGATGTCCGAAACTACTTCCCATGATGTACCGTCGGTTTCCTCTCCGGGTTCCGAGCCTGCATCTCCGGCCAAAacaaaaagcacttttgagcccacggcctcggatattataccggcaAAGCCCAACTTCAACAATGATCTCGAGGACGTGAGGCGATACCCCTCGTCCATTACTGAGGAAAGGCTAGACATAGTCCGGGCcgactgcgggtgggacacccgtccggttCGGGTGTTTGCCCCCGGACCAGATGAATCCGTTGCTGACCACCGGGAAGGGTTCCTGTAGGTGTACACTTATCCtttcactctcaaactcgacccaccggtggatccggtcattctcgacatgtgccggacctacgacgtgacattggctcagatcggcccgatcgtttggagggtcgtagcctgtctccggttgttggccaacaatgccgagAAGGAGTTCACGCTGGCCCATTTGATACACTTATACTCtccgaggctgttccggggtggcgtaataaaactagcCAAGCGTAGCCGGAACCCCTTCTTCTAAAAAATTGATGAAGACAGAGATAGGGGTTGGCTAGAACGGTAtgtccgggtgaagaccgaggacattatTCCGGCCACTCACATGCCCTTCCCGGAGAAATGAAACAACAAGCGTAAGTTCCGAACTTTTAAGTCATTGCTTCTGCATGTTTCGTCAAATTCCGATCTCACTTTCTCGCCGTTTTCCTTATTTTTGTCAGCCAATGGATACATGCCCTCGGTCGTTCGCAATCTGAACGAATGGGTTACGGCCCTCCTCGGCCAATATGACTATGACAACCGGACGTGGGCCCACCTGTCACGCGGCAGATGGGTTGCCCAGAACCATGGTAGTACTTCGCTCCTACCCATATTCGCCATGTCTTCTGCTATCCGTACTCATTGTATCTTTAATTTTTCAGGTTTGCCTAACGGCTCGGTAGCCCCCAGATCGGAGTCGACAGCTGAACCCACAATGTCGGCGTCCGAGTTTGACACGGCGGGTGCATCTCGTGCCCTTGCTGCTGCTACTgttgcaaaaagaaaaaggccctcggacaaagggcagcaGTCGAAGAAGAGAAGGGCGAGAAGCGTTACACGGACCTTGTGGGACGAACCAGAGCCCGATATTATAGTTCGGAGAGTCGGTGCCGAACCTTCCGTGGCTCCGATCCCGGAGGAAGCCGTTGTCGTTTCACCCGTCCCTTCCGCTGCTGAGGGTCCTCTGGTCCCGGTCTCGCGAATAGGTGCagaagaaattctttccccggctcctctaaggtcgattgactttgtcgacatttcaggtgaaacttcttctgaAGAAGCTCCCTTGCAAAGGACAAGGAGGCCCGGGGAGGTGGCCGCTGCGGAGCTCGGTCAAAAGACTGGGCCGATCCCGGAAGCTGAAGTCCTTGCTGATATTCATACGATGCCCGAGCTCGGTCTTACCTCCACCACGGGGCCCCCGAGCTTTGTCGAAGATACTGGTGTTGTTCCAAGTTCTTCGACTCCGGTGCCGAGACCCGATGATTTCGAGGATATGTTTTCGGGCACtcctcccgctaccggcgaagccGCAGGGTTCTGACATCTTATGATCTCTCGGGCCACGAGGTCTGCCAACCGGACCTCCGAATCTGGGACCAGGGATGGCTTGGTGCgcatctttccggccccaagcgtggagccgaggagaacaaGATCGGTTGTGGTTactgtccccgaggactgcagctttctttcCCGTCCGGTGGGTGTGGCCAGTTACCTGAGGCCTCTCGTCTCGGACTCGGATAAGCAGAAGATGACCGGGGTCACTTAGCAGTGCTTTATCAATGAGAGTATGCGCGCGGCCAACCGGGTAAGATTCTTGGTCGTCTTTGTATAACTTTGCTGGTAACCTTAACCTTGCCTTGCTCACTTTTGTTGATAATTTTGAACTTACTTCattttacagagtgtggtgctcgccAACGAAGCCTTATCCGTGCTCAACAAGAGATGGATGATCTTAATGGCCAATTGGATGCCCAGAGCCGGGAAACGAAGAAGTACGTGCatcttcttcgggagaaggaAGAGGAGCTGAGTCGAGCAGTTGCTCTTTCCCATCTTCAGCCCGAGCTTGATGCAGCAAAGGCCGAGAACCGTCAGCTGAGGAGTGAACTGGTCGCCATGACCGAATATAACCGGAGCCTCGAAGCTGAGAAGATCGGCCTCAACCGGGACAACGCTCAAATTTCCTCGAAGCTGGATGAGCTTGAGACCGCTttctcccaactccgggaggagccgGATGTGGTAAAATCGGATGCTTccagcttggccgagaggaaccggcttCTTGAATCTGAGAGCGCCCGGTATCGGGAGAGTGCcagggtgttcgaagagaaagcAGAGACCAGATCTCGGATATGCGAGGACTTGAAGAATGAGCTCAAGGAAACGGCCGCTGCAAATGACACCctccaggccgagcttcaatcAGCCATTcaaatgcagaatgttcttggGGAGGCTCGGGGCACTCTCGAGGCAAAGCTATCCAAGTCCGAGGCCGATTTGGATGAAGCTCAGAgaagcgtggaggccgccgaggctcaagTTATAATTATTGCTCAGTACGAGAAATGGAAATCTCGGAGGATgactcttgagcaagccgagcatggatTTTCTGATCTTCCAGCCCTTATTGCCGAGGCCAAGAGGATTGAGGGAGAGGCTAAGGATGCCCTCGGTTCTGACTCTGATGATTCCGAGCGGACGGTGTCCGAGCATTCCGActccagccattccgggtagTTTAGGGTCTGTATTTGGCTTTTATCTCttcattttttgcctttgtagggctTTTGTTTTTGATGTAAAAATATTCCTTGGATAAATGAAAAGTGCATCTTTCTTGtttcttcgttttgaatgtttgcTATTATTTTTGCCATGATCGTTGATCCGTTTTAGGACAActcgactcatagtcgttaattcgtcgtgcccgtaggacttatccgatgcttcataagttcagacgtctccgaattacGGTAAGCATTTCttttagggtcggtattttttcagCCTTGACTAAATTTTTGACGTAGTAGTCCCCGTTTGGGGGAGTTCATCAAATTCTGGCTCGGGTCATTGTGAcctcgttgcctttgtcgaatttcgggcaCAGTACTTCGGTATAGAGTATGTGAATGAGGCAGTGCCAGGATACGACGGTTATCATCGGGGCAaagtccttttaacagaaagacacccgAGATTTTGCTATCTAATCTTTTGACAACTTcgtgtttgcaaaatgtttgtacatgtGAGAATTTTAATTCGTTCTACCTTTGCTGTAGCAAATATacaatgggacacgattcattatgatcgttcggtccttacatcgaaggctatggccggtggccgggccttagtttcgcggtagcaaatgctaaatgggacacgattcgttatgatcgtttggtccttacatcgaaggctatggccggtggccgggccttagtttcgccgtagcaaatgctaaatgggacacgattcattatgatcgtttggtccttaaaTCGAAGACTATTGCCGGTGGCCGGGCCtgagttttgccgtagcaagtgtTGAGCTTCACCGTCTGTTTTGACCGGGGTCATCTTCGATGCGGACATAGGACTCCCCTATCACTTACCCGAGCTTCGAAGTCGGGTGAGTGCTACTAAGTCCCCAATCGGAGGATGTGACCTCGGATTTCCGGGCgctgatttttcatctttgtCAAGTAAcccgttgtacttgttgcctcattaaaaaccttgtcagaaaacccgttttgggacaaaaccgtactaaggaaaagagtgcaacacgtgttttcaggcctataTTCTAATTTTATCCCGCTCTTGActccctgcaaaagagaaaggttaataaAAGGATACGGGGaggccataccttagcagtagtatcttttcagatgagccacgttCCAGTTGTTACGCAggcgttgcccgtccatggactccaactggtacgatcctttacccgttataccggttaccttgtacgggccttcctagttcggacccaactttccctcgtttgggttcttggtgtgcaaggtaacttttcgaagcaccaagtcttcgacttggaaatgtcgaaagttggctcttcgattgtagtaccttttcACTCTCTGgttttgggccgctatgcggaccaatgcgttttcgcgtagttcatctgtgaggtcgagtttcacggccatggcctcctcgtttgattccTCGGTAGTATATCtgaaccggagggtcggttcgccaacctccacggggataagggcttcgacCCCGTAAACTAATGCCTCCTCGTTTGATTCCTCGGTAGTATATCTGAACCGGAGGGTCGGTTTGCCAACctccacggggataagggcttcagccccgtaaaccaatgagaatggggtttcccccgtgctcgatttggatgtggttctATAAGCCAATAGCACCTCCGACAATATTTCTTTCTAATGGTGCTtagatgtttcaagtcttttcctcagattttggattatcgttttgttcgtggattccgcctgtccgtttgcacacgagtgatacggggttgacacgattttcttgatcttcaatccgTCGAGAAAAttgttgactttgccacccacgaattgaggaccattatcacaagttatctcggcggggatgccgaaATGGCAGATGATGTGAtaccatatgaagtcgatgacttccttttctctgattttttcaaagtcttgcgcttcaacccacttagaaaaatagtcagtcataaacaaaatgaaacgggccttacctggtgccgaAGGCAACagacccacaatgtccattccccacttcatgaaaggccaaggtgataccatcgaatgcagcaactccccgggctggtgaatcatcggagcatgcttctgacacccgtcacattttcggacaaaactttTCGAGTCTTCGtctatccggttccagtaataaccggccctgataatctttcgaaCCAGAGCTtttgcaccggagtggttgccactggttccttcgtgtacctctctcatcacgtattccgtttactggggcccaaacacttagccaggggacggaggaaagagcgtcgatacaattggccgtccaccaagcaaaaacggACGGCCTTGGTCTgtagtgaccgtgattcctttgggtcatttgggagcttaccatcacgcaagtagtcaatgtacttattgcgccaatcccaagttaagcccattgtgtatatttcggcgtgtccgctttctatggccgtgtttgataagtggaccgttgccccggggttgatttcctccccctcgaccgaggatcccaaatttgctaatgcatcggcttcgctgttctgctccctcggtatgtgctgcatggtccattctttaaattgatgaagcaccacctgggttttttcgaggtacctctgcatccgttcgtccttgacttcgAATACGCCGTTTgcctggtttgcgaccaaaagcgagtcgcactttgcctcgattatttcggctcccatacttcgagccagttccaaacctgcaatcatagcctcatactcggcttcattgttagtcaatttagaaGTTCTAACGGATTGTCGAATAACATctccggccggggttctaaggacaatccctagtccggaacctttaaggttcgaggccccatccgtgtatagagaccaaatgcccgtcgcctttcccgaggtcagcagaagttctctctcgacctcggggaccatagccggggcaaagtctgccacaaaatcggccaagatttgggatttgatggtcgttcgaggtcTATACTCGATGTCGTAatcgctaatttctacagcccatttcgttaatctacctgacaactccggtttatgcatgatgtttttcatagggtaagtagttactacacatatggggtggcattgaaaataaaggtttgagctttctggaagcgcttaccagtgccaatgccaatttttccaaatgggggtaacgggtctccgcatcccccaaagttctacttacataatagatagggaattgcgtacctgattcttctcggaccaaaacgccacttaccgccactttggagacagctaggtAGAGGAAAAGCGGCTCGTCTACCTTCGGTGTGTGTGCAGGGGGGGAGGGGTGCTGGGCAGGTACCTCTTCAACTCtcgtagagcttcttggcactccggtgtccaaacgaaatcgttcttcttcctaagaaaagagaagaaacggagactcttgtccgaggacctcgatatgaagcgactcaacgctgctattcttccggtgagcctctgtactccttttatgttgttcacaacctcgatatcctcgatggccttgatcttatcctgattgatttcaatcccccggtttgagaccatgaaacccagaaatttaccggaccttactccgaaggcacactttttcgggttgagtttcatgttgtatttgcggagcacatcaaaggtttcctgcaaatgttttaaatggtcctccgTTTcgagggacttaacaaccatatcgttaACATAAACTTCCactgttttccctatttgttcttcaagcattccattaactaggcgttggtaagtcgCACCGGCATTTTTTtgtccgaaaggcatgacgt
The sequence above is a segment of the Lycium barbarum isolate Lr01 chromosome 6, ASM1917538v2, whole genome shotgun sequence genome. Coding sequences within it:
- the LOC132598486 gene encoding GDSL esterase/lipase At1g09390 translates to MAWVSFLPPLLQASTYIIVLISLFSSFFPNPVQCQCKNPPVIFNFGDSNSDTGGLVAGLGYPINLPNGRTFFHQSTGRLSDGRLILDFLCQSVNSRFLSPYLDSVGSSFLNGANFAIAGSCLLPKYEPFALNIQVMQFLHFKGRSIELVSTGSGNLVGDEGFHDALFMIDIGQNDLAGSFAKNLSYTEVVKLIPSFVTEIRNAIQVIYSQGGRKFWVHNTGPLGCLPQKLTLVQKVPSDLDPHGCLANYNSAAKMFNEGLRQLLQELRSEMKDTTIVYVDIYAIKYDLIANSSSYGFSNPLMACCGYGGPPYNYRKGVTCGQHDYQVCSEGSEFISWDGVHYTEAANRVIASKILSMEYSTPRIGFDFFCH
- the LOC132598487 gene encoding U3 small nucleolar RNA-associated protein 25-like codes for the protein MDRERRKRKTVENERSEEEEEEDEDEEEKIEKFFALIRSTKDIRDRLLARNHVVERPKNLEDNNTRASVDNNFHHPHDFMETDASATAGPSTSNSKKQQHKEEGREQEGEEENLGRKEGSSGEKNRNMLDLDLNLSL